GTATATGTCACTCGGCTCCATCATCGGGGCTATTTCCGCTTTTATCCTGCTGATGTCTCTCAATATAGCGGAAGTCAAATTCTTCGGCTACAAGAATTATCCTCCGTTCGAATACGTCGTCTTCGCAATGATAGGCGCTCTATTCGTGTATTTCATGCACCGGGACAATATCATACGGCTCTACAACGGTACCGAACGCATGATAGGAGAAAAGTCCAAAGCCGGGACGCCCGCTCACAACAACAATCCCAAATAGCGCAGCAATAATTCTCAACACACAGTTAAAGTTAGATGGAAAAAATCGCCGTTATCGGCACGACGAGCTGGGGGATAACGCTCTCCATACTGCTGGCCTGCAAGGGTCTCGAAGTCCGGTTATGGGCGCGCACCCTCCGTGAAGCCAACGCCCTCAAGAAAAAGGGAACGGACCGTTTCCCGGACGTTACCATCCCCAAAGAGATACTCATTACCCACCAGATACAGGAGGCGATGGAGGAAGCCAGCGCCTTAATCCTGGCAATACCCTCATCTTCCATGCGGCAGAACATATCACGGGCAGCCGCCTACCTGAACAAGACCACCATTATCATCAGCGCTTCCAAGGGCCTGGAGATAGGCAGCAACAAGCGCATGTCAGAGGTAATCGCCGAGGAGATAAATCCCAAGTTCGCGGGAAATATATGCGCGCTTTCCGGGCCGCAGCTGGCCTCCGAAATCATCCACAGCCATCCCGCCGCCGCAGTGGTGGCCGCGGAAGACAAGAACACCGCCCGGAAAGCCCAGAAATTGCTGACCTGCCCCAATTTTTGTATTTTCACCAATATGGATATCATCGGGGTGGAGCTGGGAGGGGCGTTGAAAAACATCCTGGCGCTGGGCGCGGGTATCGCGGACGGGCTGGGCTACGGCGATAACGCCAAAGCCGCCTACATGACGCGCGGCCTGACGGAAATCACCGCCCTGGGCATGGCGCTGGGGGCCAATCCGCTCACCTTTTCCGGCCTGGCGGGGCTGGGGGACGTCATCACCACCTGCGCCAGCCCACTGAGCCGCAACCACTACGTGGGGGTGGAGCTGGCCAAGGGGCGGCCGCTGACGGAAATCCTGGCATCCATGAAACAGGTGGCGGAGGGGGTAA
This genomic interval from Dehalococcoidales bacterium contains the following:
- a CDS encoding NAD(P)H-dependent glycerol-3-phosphate dehydrogenase, translating into MEKIAVIGTTSWGITLSILLACKGLEVRLWARTLREANALKKKGTDRFPDVTIPKEILITHQIQEAMEEASALILAIPSSSMRQNISRAAAYLNKTTIIISASKGLEIGSNKRMSEVIAEEINPKFAGNICALSGPQLASEIIHSHPAAAVVAAEDKNTARKAQKLLTCPNFCIFTNMDIIGVELGGALKNILALGAGIADGLGYGDNAKAAYMTRGLTEITALGMALGANPLTFSGLAGLGDVITTCASPLSRNHYVGVELAKGRPLTEILASMKQVAEGVNTTLVAHNMAQQIGLEMPITEKLYQVLYENAEPSQVALELMGGNTRHELAGRRWRLFSVFRHQKRTSSNGTTT